The DNA window ATTTCGGTATCGGTACCATACCGtcccgaaaatttcggtataccaAAAATTTCGATAAATTCGATATATTTCGGTACGGTAACATCGATATAccaaaaattcggtatttttcaCTACTCCTACTAATACATCCTTGTCCACAAGAATATCCCTCGCACCCACACACCCCTACTTaccaataaaatatattaaaccaGTTGCTAGCATAAATTGATTCgctataatattaaaaaaaatcgttatattaatatattacaATGTCACATATCcaagatatatttatatgtactaGTTTTATAAACACAAAAACTCTTATAAGATTATCTcacaaattatttttatgagacaaatctctaattcaactcataaaaattattacttgTATGTCAAAACTATTAATTTTCATTGCAAATATGGATTAAATCAATCCATTTCACATACATAAATCTGTCATAACTTCTTATATATAAAAACTAACGATATTAACCAAGCATTGGATAATATAGTTTTgagacatttttttaaaaaaattcctaCACTTTCTTAAACTTTATATTTTACTCTTGGtagtatttaatattttttgatatcgtgtttattaaaattatatacatgataaatttaaataatttcctTTTATTccacgacaaaaaaaaaaatgcatgGAGGCCTAAATAGCCATCAACAAAAAAGGACGACTCCTTGAAAGCAACAGATGAAACACTCTACGGCTGAATAAATCCAATATGAGAAGTCCAAATCTTAGAGCCCACATCCATCTCCACCATCATTAAACACTGTTATATTTCCTAAATTTCAGACAAGAATTTTCTCTCAGTTCCAAAAATATGGAAGCCCCAGATCAAAAAACAAAATCCCAGGAGAAAAAGAGAAGCAAAAACGATAGGAGATTTAGTGACGAGCAAATAAAATCTCTGGAATCCATTTTCGATCAAGAGACTAAGCTCGAATCGAGGAAGAAACTGCAGCTAGCTAGAGATCTCGGGCTGCAGCCACGCCAAGTTGCCATTTGGTTTCAGAACAGAAGGGCTCGATGGAAGGCAAGGCAAATAGAGCAAGAGTTTAAAGTGCTCAAAGTGAATTATGATAATATGTGTTTGCAGTTTGATCACTTGAAGAAGGAGAACGAGTCTTTGCAAAGGCAGGTATATAATTTCCAAGTATTCTGCTCTTGTTTCTTTCAATATGTTCTGATATTACAGCACGGTAGGATAGTCTCTCTTTCCTCGAAAGACAGGACGGAAAAAACCCTCAAAAGTTAATCTATGTCGATTATGGAAAACAGTTGCAGGAGCTAAGTGACGTCGAAAAGAATATGGATGAGGATGATTTGAGTGATCACCGAGACAGAGGATTCAAAGCAAATATTCCCGACGGGGAAAAAATCAGTAAACCCTTCGGAAAAATAGAAGATAAAGGAGAAGAATTAGTAAGCTGGGGTGAAGATGAAGAAGCAGAGATCAGTCGCTTAGCTTCACCTCAAACATGGAACAATATATGCTCCGACGGTCTATTCGAGCAGTCTCTGGAAAGTACTCAAAACTGGTGGGAGAATGAGTAGAGAAACCAAATTATGGGAAGATATAGTTCGATTGTTaaataatatttcatcactCAAAAAGTTACAAACGCTGGTTTTGCACTTTGTGTTGGcgttatttttcattaaatctCGTTGTAGCTAGTTCCTGGAACTGTAGTGTGCTTCAGCTGTTACTTTGGCCTTTAAGAATATAAAAATGCCCATCCAGCAGTGGCATTCTGATTCTTTTCACGATGTTTCGTATTTTGGGGAAAAAGAAAAGGCAAGAAAAGAACATTTTCTGGAGGATTTGAAGCTGAGACATAGCTTAGCGTACAAAGAATCCAGTGACATCAACTTATGGTAACACCAGACACAAATTACTAGTATAAAAATCAAAGGACAAAACATCAATTTCTATTCAGTTACATTGGGTACAACAATTTTGGTTCCTTATGTATTCGAATATCAAAATTAATCATCCCTCTATTGATCACCAATACTTCATTTTAGTCCACTTACACGTGATCAAATTTAATtcctcattaaaaaaatatcttgTCATTATAACAAAGGATAAAGCCAGAATAAATTCCAAATTCATTTCAAGAAAACGTAATGGTTGCAGGTGACAGAAGGGTGGGGTTTATGTTTAATGGAAATGTGCCTAATGTATGTGATATAATTAGTGGCAGAAACAAGACGCAAAAAGAGAATGATCTTGATCCAAGCAAGCCTTCTACTTGATCTTCTTCTTTGGCCTCAATTGCACAGAAAGAAGCACAATATAACAAACATGAAAAATGGGGGGAATAAAAGTGTAAAAAGAAAGTGGCAAGATTATATCACAGATATAAACCTGGTTGCTACGTCCACACTTCTTTTTCCTGCAATGGACAGCACGAGGGAGCAGGCTGGCTCAACACCTGCGTGTGAAACATTAGATACCGTCCAGAGGTTAGATCAAAATTGAACTTTAAATGATAATCATGTGCAGATGTTATGCATGACACTAGTGATCCCCATTAAGAAATTTCTCAATACAATCGAGAAATGACTTCCACGCTCTTTCCTTGCATAATTATCCACATCCAAAAGAAGGGTGCGTGCACACATTCAAAAGTTTAATGGGGTGATTCGGAGGAGAGGGGGATAATCGCCCTTCCTCCTCCATTGGCATTAAAATTCAATTCTTTTATTCTTGAATGAGAGGACCAGCCACATAAATTTGAACATCGACCTCAACAAAAACCATTGACGGGGGCTTTCGGGGGATTGAAATCTCTACAACTTCGCACAGTATATATCACATCATACAAATCAAATGcatcaagaataaataaattacgTTTAAGAAAAAATTATGCCACTTACTTGGGGCAAATCAGTTTGTCATACTTCCTAGCCAATGCCATAAGAGAAGGCTCGATAATTACTCACCTATGCCTCAGAACCAAATTCAGAGTTGACTCTACGAATTCATTGAACATAAAC is part of the Primulina tabacum isolate GXHZ01 chromosome 18, ASM2559414v2, whole genome shotgun sequence genome and encodes:
- the LOC142533538 gene encoding homeobox-leucine zipper protein ATHB-12-like, which encodes MEAPDQKTKSQEKKRSKNDRRFSDEQIKSLESIFDQETKLESRKKLQLARDLGLQPRQVAIWFQNRRARWKARQIEQEFKVLKVNYDNMCLQFDHLKKENESLQRQLQELSDVEKNMDEDDLSDHRDRGFKANIPDGEKISKPFGKIEDKGEELVSWGEDEEAEISRLASPQTWNNICSDGLFEQSLESTQNWWENE